One Turneriella parva DSM 21527 genomic region harbors:
- a CDS encoding AraC family transcriptional regulator yields the protein MPESYQPTLLIASITLLTVMLLRLAPSLPTARGGYAFGLVLCSQAYLVSWLLNSSPMPRALRITLLALIVAQPVFFWLTANVLFEDRFRLRWWHILAIAGKFIVAGCIAYDRPLTNVFAGYSAEELPRLLPNFFYTLAFVFHALAVVLRTNRNDLVEPRRRLRAYVLVGTAVIIVHALLSAAVLRPLNFGSISDMISLGVIFGGALVTVTWGDVLWRDMFTAREKSASAMSDADQTIVAKALAAMETDELFRTEGLTVTALATKLGVQEYKLRRAINNGLGYRNFNEYLNFYRMRAAKKFLEAPENSAYPLIHLALDLGYPSPAPFNRAFKEATGISPGEYRRRAHDN from the coding sequence TTGCCTGAGAGCTACCAGCCCACGCTGCTCATCGCCAGCATCACGCTGCTGACAGTGATGCTGCTCAGGCTCGCGCCATCTTTGCCGACTGCGCGCGGGGGCTATGCTTTTGGGCTTGTGCTTTGCAGCCAGGCTTATCTGGTGAGCTGGCTGTTGAACAGCTCGCCGATGCCGCGTGCACTGCGCATCACCCTACTTGCACTCATTGTGGCACAGCCGGTGTTTTTCTGGCTCACGGCAAACGTTCTGTTTGAAGATCGCTTTCGCTTGCGCTGGTGGCACATTCTGGCGATCGCCGGCAAATTTATCGTCGCCGGTTGCATTGCTTACGATCGTCCGCTCACCAACGTATTCGCAGGTTACAGCGCTGAAGAGCTGCCGAGGCTTTTGCCAAATTTCTTCTACACTCTGGCGTTCGTCTTCCATGCGCTCGCAGTTGTTCTGCGCACAAACCGCAACGACCTGGTTGAGCCGCGGCGCCGCCTTCGGGCCTACGTGCTTGTGGGCACGGCAGTGATTATCGTGCACGCTCTGCTTTCGGCCGCTGTTCTCAGGCCACTCAATTTCGGATCGATCTCTGACATGATTTCTCTGGGTGTCATATTTGGCGGCGCGCTGGTTACCGTGACGTGGGGTGATGTGCTGTGGCGCGACATGTTCACAGCACGTGAAAAATCCGCCTCTGCTATGAGCGATGCAGACCAGACTATCGTGGCGAAAGCGCTCGCTGCAATGGAAACCGATGAGCTCTTTCGCACCGAGGGTCTGACTGTCACGGCGCTGGCGACCAAACTCGGCGTGCAGGAATACAAACTGCGCCGGGCGATCAACAACGGTCTCGGTTACCGCAATTTCAATGAATATCTGAACTTCTACCGCATGCGGGCCGCGAAGAAGTTTCTCGAAGCGCCCGAGAACTCTGCCTACCCGCTGATTCACCTGGCGCTCGATCTGGGCTACCCTTCGCCTGCCCCCTTCAACCGGGCGTTTAAAGAAGCCACCGGCATTTCACCCGGCGAATACCGCCGGCGCGCGCACGACAACTGA
- a CDS encoding D-arabinono-1,4-lactone oxidase produces the protein MAALSQHSPMQVRTVLILDGILTIVLGPLFFFFGRNILQFLGSPAGDDALVLMRLYGGMLVMNGIFFLGSANTTDNAVRKSFLYGSLVVDGISACVLAYAAYTGVFNGWGYGGAAVFATVWLLFLFALLRLDELKVFTIIASEDDILAAVNQARTKKMQVRVRGSAHSVDKAIFTDKFKTWLKAGNEMNLYMSDYDEIVAVDPKTRRVEVQAGCHLGADPFDPAQKAIWERSLLYKLDAMGWALPDLGGITHQTVAGFLMTGSSGGSVKYSIDDAIYAFRFIDGNGEIQTASRDRNIDLFNAVGVSMGLLGVISTVTFQCVPKYDIVGQEATTYDTGAAIDLFGKGDKARPSLQKFMTDTEYMRMMWWPQKGVRKAVVWQARRMTRSDYNKETNPPNGPGKNPFKPKPYLELGENTLLAEIGASLFYTLIGNLSKLGALGRFLNKHLSWILTKVLNLFVVNDADAKPPGPQKFWDHYYNSLPMDNQMRDNLMPTEFTELWIPIEKTEAVMNALLQHYEKNGLSATGTYACEIYAAKRSRFWLSPAYNQNVVRIDVFWFARNAGNPAKTFYPQFWKLLKPFGFRPHWGKFLPPADSDTGREYMRQQYPRWDDFVKLRRKHDPQNLFLTRYWRDYFA, from the coding sequence ATGGCAGCGCTTAGCCAACATTCGCCGATGCAGGTACGCACAGTTCTGATTCTTGACGGTATTTTGACCATCGTTCTGGGTCCGCTTTTTTTCTTCTTCGGCAGAAACATATTACAGTTTCTGGGCTCACCGGCCGGCGATGATGCTCTGGTACTAATGCGCCTCTATGGCGGTATGCTAGTCATGAATGGCATCTTTTTTCTCGGTTCGGCCAACACGACTGACAACGCCGTGCGCAAGAGTTTTCTCTATGGAAGCCTGGTTGTTGACGGCATCTCGGCTTGTGTGCTCGCCTATGCCGCATATACGGGAGTATTTAACGGTTGGGGGTATGGCGGTGCAGCGGTGTTCGCTACGGTCTGGCTTCTCTTCTTATTCGCGCTTCTGCGACTCGACGAACTCAAAGTATTCACGATCATCGCAAGCGAAGACGATATACTCGCGGCCGTGAATCAGGCGCGCACGAAAAAAATGCAGGTACGGGTACGCGGCTCTGCGCATTCCGTCGACAAGGCAATTTTTACCGACAAATTCAAAACCTGGTTGAAGGCCGGCAACGAAATGAACCTCTACATGAGTGATTACGACGAAATCGTTGCTGTCGACCCCAAAACGCGCCGCGTTGAAGTTCAGGCGGGTTGCCACCTCGGGGCCGACCCGTTCGACCCGGCACAAAAAGCAATCTGGGAACGCAGCCTGCTCTATAAACTGGATGCGATGGGTTGGGCGCTGCCTGATCTCGGCGGCATTACTCACCAGACCGTTGCTGGTTTTCTGATGACCGGCTCATCAGGCGGATCTGTAAAGTACTCAATCGACGACGCCATCTACGCCTTTCGCTTTATCGACGGCAACGGTGAAATTCAGACTGCAAGTCGTGACCGCAACATAGACCTATTTAACGCCGTGGGTGTTTCCATGGGATTACTGGGAGTCATTTCAACCGTCACATTCCAATGCGTACCGAAATACGATATTGTCGGCCAAGAAGCGACCACGTATGATACGGGCGCTGCGATCGATCTGTTCGGCAAGGGTGACAAAGCGCGACCCTCACTGCAAAAGTTTATGACCGACACCGAGTATATGCGCATGATGTGGTGGCCTCAGAAAGGTGTACGCAAAGCAGTCGTCTGGCAGGCTAGACGTATGACCAGGAGCGATTATAATAAAGAAACAAACCCACCGAACGGCCCGGGCAAAAACCCATTCAAGCCCAAGCCCTACCTCGAACTGGGTGAAAACACCCTGCTGGCCGAAATCGGAGCAAGCCTCTTCTACACGCTGATTGGCAACCTGTCGAAACTCGGCGCACTCGGCCGTTTTCTCAACAAGCACCTCAGCTGGATTCTCACCAAGGTTCTCAATCTGTTCGTCGTGAATGACGCCGACGCCAAGCCCCCAGGGCCGCAAAAGTTCTGGGATCACTATTACAATTCGCTGCCGATGGATAACCAGATGCGCGACAATCTGATGCCAACCGAATTCACCGAACTCTGGATACCCATAGAGAAGACCGAAGCAGTGATGAACGCTCTGCTGCAACACTATGAAAAAAACGGTCTCTCAGCCACTGGCACATACGCCTGCGAAATTTATGCAGCCAAGCGCAGCAGATTCTGGCTCAGCCCCGCGTACAACCAAAACGTCGTGCGTATCGACGTTTTCTGGTTTGCCCGCAATGCCGGTAACCCTGCGAAAACTTTTTATCCGCAGTTCTGGAAACTTTTGAAGCCGTTTGGCTTTCGGCCCCACTGGGGCAAATTTCTGCCTCCCGCAGATTCCGATACGGGCCGTGAATATATGCGCCAGCAATACCCGCGCTGGGATGACTTCGTCAAGCTGCGCCGCAAGCACGACCCGCAGAATCTGTTTCTGACCAGGTACTGGCGCGATTATTTTGCCTGA
- a CDS encoding SpoIIE family protein phosphatase, protein MPRAMRLVPSLLLAVLPLSAVAENGRLHLGGDRQVEHAIGKWRFQPADKPEYSRADLADSEWPQIPVQNEWRMHGFDYAGNAWYRLHFTIGQPLQGSDLALILAPIASASEVYCNGKLIGSKGTVDASGNILRPSEQLSLYFIPSDLLRPKGDNTLAIRVVGYNGVGGMFGNDWVYLGRADRVHERFMLLVIIPGFMAAAFLIMALYHFILLYARKSKEYAYFAMLCVAIAGSLLGMNGIGYWLADSFHVNQMLIHLIVGFFPIAMAGYIREYFDIQKSRVLQALSIAGYLLLSAVSLHLVIKPLVAIYIKYILPVGMLFIMLSLLAFIGYTIRGIRAKMPGARLLAAGFAVLSFGLANDMLQYLSLPVSVKFADIGFLTVVVCMASAMAIKIQRVYVEKEHAQAILVETMRNADKLKDDFLANTSHELRTPLFGIIGLSESLLNEPALSERAQENIGLILASSNRLARLVDDILDMSKLKNRDIILAKRPVSLFQAVDIVFKIIQPMVGQKEIVLQNLVPRNLTPVWADENRLQQILHNLIGNAIKFTQRGYVRVDARAQGNNAFISVIDSGIGIETTKLETIFNAFEQAEASIERQYGGTGLGLTITKRLVELHGGLMSVTSEPGHGAMFSFSLPLADSSLIADTANEPLPGALREHSELSVKEATGLLKRDYLPTDGLQVLIADDEPVNIRLLTQVLEEIGIQPRTASDGESALELMQSQEKWDLILLDVMMPGMNGFRVCERIRERWSATELPVIFLTARGSSTDLVKGFSLGANDYLPKPVAREEIIARIQTQLSLVKARLELMQLNDIRKELELAQRIQRASLPESLPQSPYWKVAVDFEPMALIGGDFYSFLHIDARHLGVFVADVSGHGIPAALIASMLSISINLQRPVADHPDQVLESINGIVHRQLEGNFVTSCYAYLDLEQGIVSTASAGHPPLILLHRQSGVIERLKPSGKVHGIYPEVTYQIARTNIGRGDRVVLYSDGVTEAGSSGPELYGQERFEAFIQNHVELAATDLCKALRDNITAFTGTPVNYEDDFTLIVVDVV, encoded by the coding sequence ATGCCGCGTGCCATGCGACTTGTACCGAGCCTTCTTCTCGCCGTTTTGCCGCTCTCTGCGGTCGCCGAAAACGGACGCCTGCATCTCGGGGGCGACAGACAGGTTGAACATGCCATCGGCAAATGGAGGTTTCAGCCTGCAGATAAGCCCGAATATAGCCGGGCCGATTTAGCCGACTCTGAATGGCCACAAATTCCCGTTCAGAACGAATGGCGAATGCATGGTTTTGATTATGCCGGCAATGCATGGTATCGCCTGCATTTTACCATTGGTCAGCCTTTGCAGGGTTCAGATCTGGCGTTGATTCTTGCCCCAATCGCATCGGCGAGCGAGGTCTATTGTAATGGCAAACTGATCGGTTCGAAGGGTACCGTAGACGCATCTGGAAACATATTGCGGCCCTCTGAGCAACTCTCGCTCTACTTTATACCGTCCGATTTGCTGCGCCCGAAGGGCGATAATACCCTGGCAATTCGCGTTGTGGGTTATAACGGTGTGGGCGGCATGTTCGGCAACGACTGGGTCTATCTCGGTCGCGCCGACCGTGTACACGAGCGGTTTATGCTACTCGTAATTATTCCCGGTTTCATGGCCGCGGCTTTTCTGATTATGGCGCTTTACCATTTTATACTTCTCTACGCCCGCAAATCAAAAGAATATGCCTATTTCGCGATGCTCTGCGTCGCGATTGCCGGCAGCCTGCTTGGCATGAACGGCATTGGGTATTGGCTCGCCGACAGCTTTCATGTAAACCAGATGCTGATACACCTGATCGTCGGCTTTTTTCCAATTGCGATGGCGGGGTATATTCGCGAATATTTCGATATTCAGAAAAGCAGGGTGCTGCAGGCGCTCAGCATCGCAGGTTATCTTCTGCTATCTGCAGTCTCGCTTCACCTCGTAATCAAGCCGCTTGTTGCAATTTACATCAAGTATATTCTCCCGGTTGGCATGCTCTTCATCATGCTCAGTTTACTGGCTTTCATCGGATACACCATTCGCGGTATCAGAGCCAAAATGCCTGGGGCCAGGTTGCTCGCTGCCGGCTTTGCCGTTTTGAGTTTCGGGCTCGCCAACGACATGCTGCAATACCTGAGCCTGCCGGTTTCGGTCAAATTTGCCGATATTGGCTTTCTCACTGTGGTTGTCTGCATGGCGTCAGCGATGGCGATAAAAATTCAGCGGGTCTACGTAGAGAAGGAGCATGCGCAGGCGATTCTCGTTGAGACGATGCGCAATGCAGATAAGCTCAAAGACGACTTTCTCGCGAATACGTCCCACGAACTGCGAACGCCGCTTTTCGGCATCATAGGCCTCAGCGAGTCGCTTTTGAACGAGCCTGCGCTTTCTGAGCGCGCGCAAGAGAACATTGGCCTGATTCTGGCGAGCAGCAATCGTCTGGCGCGCCTCGTCGATGATATTCTCGATATGTCGAAGCTCAAGAACCGTGATATTATTCTGGCGAAAAGGCCTGTTAGCCTTTTTCAGGCAGTCGACATCGTCTTCAAAATCATTCAGCCGATGGTGGGCCAAAAAGAGATAGTACTGCAGAATCTGGTGCCCCGTAACCTAACGCCGGTTTGGGCCGATGAAAACAGGTTGCAGCAAATTCTGCATAATCTGATCGGCAATGCAATTAAGTTCACGCAGCGGGGGTATGTGCGCGTCGATGCCAGAGCGCAGGGTAACAATGCCTTCATTTCAGTCATCGACAGCGGCATCGGTATTGAGACGACTAAACTCGAAACGATCTTTAATGCCTTCGAACAGGCAGAGGCTTCGATCGAACGGCAATACGGCGGCACCGGTCTCGGTCTTACGATCACCAAGCGCCTGGTCGAATTGCACGGTGGATTAATGAGCGTCACGTCAGAACCGGGGCATGGGGCCATGTTCTCCTTTTCGCTGCCGCTCGCAGACTCGAGCCTAATCGCAGATACTGCCAATGAACCGTTACCCGGTGCGCTCAGGGAGCACAGCGAGCTTTCAGTCAAAGAGGCTACTGGGCTGCTGAAGCGTGACTATCTGCCCACCGATGGTCTCCAGGTACTCATTGCAGACGACGAACCGGTGAATATACGCCTGTTGACGCAGGTGCTCGAAGAGATCGGAATTCAGCCTCGCACAGCAAGTGACGGTGAATCAGCACTTGAGCTCATGCAAAGCCAGGAAAAATGGGACCTCATTCTGCTCGATGTCATGATGCCTGGTATGAACGGTTTTCGTGTCTGCGAAAGAATTCGTGAGCGCTGGTCGGCAACCGAATTACCGGTGATATTTCTCACTGCACGCGGTAGCAGCACAGACCTCGTGAAAGGTTTTTCGCTCGGCGCGAACGACTATCTGCCAAAGCCAGTCGCGCGCGAAGAAATAATTGCACGCATTCAAACGCAGCTCTCGCTGGTGAAGGCGAGGCTCGAGCTGATGCAGCTGAATGATATTCGCAAAGAACTCGAACTCGCGCAGCGTATTCAGAGGGCCTCGCTGCCTGAAAGTCTGCCGCAAAGTCCCTACTGGAAGGTGGCGGTTGATTTTGAACCGATGGCACTCATTGGCGGTGATTTCTATTCATTCTTGCACATCGACGCGCGCCATCTGGGGGTGTTTGTTGCGGATGTTTCAGGCCATGGAATACCCGCCGCGTTGATCGCTTCGATGCTAAGTATCTCGATCAACCTGCAGCGCCCGGTGGCCGATCACCCCGATCAGGTACTCGAAAGTATCAATGGTATTGTGCACAGGCAGCTTGAGGGTAATTTTGTTACAAGCTGCTACGCTTACCTTGATCTCGAACAGGGCATCGTTTCCACCGCAAGCGCCGGGCACCCGCCGCTGATTCTTTTGCACCGCCAGTCGGGCGTCATCGAACGGTTAAAACCCTCGGGAAAAGTGCATGGCATTTATCCAGAAGTAACCTACCAGATTGCTAGAACGAACATCGGGCGGGGCGACCGCGTGGTGCTCTATTCAGACGGCGTGACCGAGGCAGGTAGCTCAGGCCCCGAACTCTACGGACAAGAGCGCTTTGAAGCATTTATTCAGAATCACGTCGAACTGGCGGCGACTGACCTGTGTAAGGCATTGCGTGACAATATTACGGCATTTACTGGCACGCCCGTGAACTATGAGGATGACTTCACCCTGATCGTGGTCGACGTCGTTTAG
- a CDS encoding phytoene desaturase family protein, which produces MESHTTEISQYDVIFIGSGIGSLAAASLLAQWEKKRCLIIEKHWQAGGYTHAFKRKKKYVWDVGLHYVGQVAEGEQIRRVFDVITQGKLQWNRMPDAFDKFVYPGKTFDHRTGIENYRADLEAMFPAEKDNIAGYFQDVDDVLIWFQRNEMGKNLPMLLKWLVPLIKKENPYALMTTRDYLAQRFDDEKLRAIVASQWGDYGLPPSQSAFCIHAILVNHFFNGAAYPVGSAEAIAENIIPIIEAAGGKVITSHAVEEIIVENGKATGVRVKNLRPAAAQTASVPAASPAAVVTAGSEGVTDATSEISAPIIISCAGAYNTYVKLLKTEETADFKQRIVDFNKRNPPVSHISVYLALKESPAKLGLKGENHWIYDSWDHEETFRRGTSWVKAGRPPMAYLSTPSLKDPKAEGHTAEIISFAPYGEYAEWKEQPWHKRDEAYKALKENAAQLLIAYVSERVPGFADLVDFYEISTPITTEYMTSHDQGAIYGLACVPERFDIDKSPWCQVHTPVKNLYLTGADSTSLGIAGAMMGGVATCAHIMKPWHLPKLLKLV; this is translated from the coding sequence ATGGAATCGCACACCACCGAAATATCTCAATACGACGTGATCTTTATTGGCTCAGGCATTGGCTCGCTTGCCGCAGCCAGCCTTTTGGCGCAGTGGGAGAAAAAACGCTGCCTGATTATTGAGAAACACTGGCAGGCAGGTGGATACACCCATGCTTTCAAAAGAAAAAAGAAATACGTGTGGGATGTCGGTCTGCACTACGTCGGGCAGGTTGCCGAGGGCGAGCAGATACGCCGCGTGTTCGATGTCATTACGCAGGGCAAGCTTCAATGGAATCGCATGCCCGATGCCTTCGACAAGTTTGTTTATCCGGGAAAAACGTTTGATCACCGCACCGGGATAGAAAACTACCGTGCCGATCTCGAGGCGATGTTCCCCGCAGAGAAAGACAATATCGCGGGCTACTTCCAGGACGTCGATGATGTGCTCATCTGGTTCCAGCGCAATGAGATGGGCAAGAATCTGCCGATGCTGCTCAAGTGGCTGGTGCCGCTGATCAAGAAAGAAAATCCGTACGCGCTGATGACCACGCGCGACTACCTGGCGCAGCGCTTCGACGACGAGAAGCTGCGCGCAATCGTTGCGAGCCAGTGGGGCGACTACGGCCTGCCGCCGTCGCAGAGTGCGTTCTGTATACACGCGATTTTGGTGAACCATTTCTTTAACGGCGCGGCATACCCCGTCGGTTCGGCCGAAGCGATTGCCGAAAATATCATTCCGATTATTGAAGCAGCCGGCGGTAAGGTGATCACGAGCCACGCAGTTGAAGAAATCATTGTTGAGAACGGTAAGGCCACCGGTGTGCGCGTGAAGAACCTGCGCCCGGCTGCCGCACAGACGGCGTCCGTGCCGGCGGCATCCCCTGCGGCCGTCGTGACCGCTGGCTCTGAAGGAGTTACCGATGCCACGTCAGAGATCAGCGCGCCGATCATTATCTCCTGCGCGGGTGCATACAACACTTACGTGAAATTGCTCAAGACAGAAGAGACGGCAGACTTCAAGCAGCGGATTGTCGACTTTAACAAGAGAAATCCCCCTGTTTCACACATCAGCGTGTACCTCGCGCTCAAAGAATCACCCGCAAAGCTGGGGCTCAAAGGCGAGAACCACTGGATCTATGACTCGTGGGATCATGAAGAGACGTTCAGGCGGGGTACGTCGTGGGTAAAGGCAGGGCGTCCACCGATGGCTTACCTGTCGACGCCGTCTCTCAAGGACCCCAAGGCTGAGGGGCACACGGCTGAAATCATCAGCTTCGCGCCTTATGGAGAGTATGCAGAGTGGAAAGAACAGCCATGGCATAAGCGTGACGAGGCATACAAGGCGCTCAAAGAGAACGCTGCGCAGCTTTTGATTGCCTATGTCAGCGAACGGGTGCCCGGTTTTGCAGACCTGGTCGATTTTTACGAGATCTCAACGCCGATTACGACCGAGTACATGACGAGCCACGACCAGGGTGCGATTTACGGGCTCGCCTGTGTGCCCGAGCGCTTTGACATCGACAAGTCGCCGTGGTGCCAGGTGCACACGCCGGTGAAGAACCTGTACCTAACAGGTGCAGATTCGACGTCGCTGGGCATTGCCGGTGCAATGATGGGTGGGGTTGCGACCTGTGCGCACATCATGAAACCGTGGCATCTGCCGAAGCTGTTGAAACTCGTTTAG
- the lpdA gene encoding dihydrolipoyl dehydrogenase has product MKEFDLAIIGGGPAGYVAAVRASQLKMSVAIIEKRATLGGTCLNVGCIPSKALLDSSEHYESAHKRFAEHGIQAAEIKMDVAQMMKRKDKIVAEVCAGVDFLMKKNKVERFLGFGSLVSASEVKISNPSTGSGQAPADKSEQTIKAKKIIIATGSVPIELPTVPVDGKAIITSDHAIALTKVPKHMVVIGAGVIGLELGSVWRRLGSKVTVVEALPRLFGTADRQGSNLAQRILEQQGIEFLFEHKVEKAEAKGKGAVVTVKAPTGESKAIEADVVLCAIGRKPYLEGLGLDKVGVKLTERGRIDVDFHNWQTSVPGVYAIGDCINGPMLAHKAMEEGVAVVEVMAGQAGHVNYDVIPGVVYTHPEVAWVGLGEEELKEKGIEYNVGRSFFKPNGRAKAMMEGDGQLKILADKKTDRILGAFCVGAQAAQLIAELTLAMEFGASSEDVARTCHAHPTLSEIVKDAAESAGGWAIHQ; this is encoded by the coding sequence ATGAAAGAATTTGACCTCGCCATTATCGGCGGCGGGCCGGCGGGCTACGTCGCTGCGGTACGCGCCTCGCAGCTCAAGATGAGCGTTGCGATCATCGAAAAACGCGCGACCCTCGGCGGTACCTGCCTCAACGTCGGTTGCATTCCCTCGAAGGCGCTGCTCGATTCGTCTGAGCACTACGAAAGCGCGCACAAGCGCTTCGCCGAGCATGGCATACAGGCGGCGGAGATCAAAATGGACGTCGCGCAGATGATGAAGCGCAAGGACAAGATCGTCGCCGAGGTCTGCGCCGGCGTCGACTTCTTAATGAAGAAGAACAAGGTGGAGCGCTTTCTTGGGTTTGGTTCACTCGTCTCCGCCAGCGAAGTAAAAATATCGAACCCTTCGACAGGCTCAGGGCAAGCTCCCGCAGACAAGTCAGAGCAGACCATCAAGGCGAAGAAGATCATAATCGCGACCGGCTCAGTACCGATTGAGCTCCCCACTGTACCAGTCGATGGCAAGGCAATCATTACCTCTGACCACGCGATTGCGCTCACCAAAGTGCCCAAGCACATGGTCGTGATCGGTGCCGGCGTTATCGGGTTGGAGCTCGGCAGCGTATGGCGCAGGCTCGGCAGCAAGGTGACTGTCGTCGAAGCTCTGCCGCGGCTGTTCGGCACAGCTGACCGGCAGGGCTCGAATCTTGCGCAGCGCATTCTCGAGCAGCAGGGCATCGAGTTCTTGTTTGAGCATAAAGTCGAAAAAGCGGAAGCGAAAGGAAAGGGTGCCGTGGTAACAGTGAAAGCTCCCACTGGCGAAAGCAAGGCAATCGAAGCCGACGTCGTGCTGTGCGCGATCGGCCGCAAGCCGTACCTCGAAGGTTTAGGCCTCGACAAGGTCGGCGTCAAGCTCACTGAGCGCGGCCGCATTGATGTGGATTTCCATAACTGGCAGACCTCGGTGCCGGGTGTCTATGCCATAGGCGACTGCATCAACGGCCCGATGCTCGCGCACAAGGCGATGGAAGAGGGCGTTGCAGTCGTTGAAGTCATGGCCGGCCAGGCAGGCCACGTCAACTACGACGTGATTCCCGGCGTGGTCTACACGCACCCCGAGGTCGCATGGGTCGGCCTCGGCGAAGAGGAACTCAAAGAGAAGGGCATTGAATACAACGTGGGCCGGTCATTCTTCAAACCGAACGGCCGCGCGAAGGCGATGATGGAAGGCGACGGCCAGCTGAAGATTCTGGCAGACAAGAAGACCGACCGCATTCTAGGCGCGTTCTGCGTCGGTGCACAGGCCGCTCAGCTCATTGCAGAACTCACGCTCGCGATGGAATTCGGCGCGTCATCAGAAGACGTCGCCCGCACCTGCCACGCACACCCAACGCTGTCTGAGATTGTGAAAGATGCGGCGGAGAGTGCTGGGGGCTGGGCGATACACCAATAA
- a CDS encoding glutathione S-transferase family protein gives MKIYGMSSSGNCHKVRLLIDYLKIPHEWIETDPRYGATKTAEFRQMNPNAHVPVVQLEDRTYLPESNAILYYLAQGSSFWPADKLSQARVLQWMFFEQYDHEPRIAVNRSIQSITNTLAERRAEHEANLPKGYRALGVMEDHLRTNEWFGAEQVSIADIALYAYTHVADEGGFSLADFPRIRAWLGRMEAIPGHTRMRL, from the coding sequence GTGAAAATCTACGGCATGTCTTCTTCGGGCAACTGCCACAAAGTGCGGTTGCTTATTGATTATCTGAAAATCCCCCACGAGTGGATTGAAACCGACCCACGGTATGGCGCGACCAAAACTGCCGAGTTCAGGCAAATGAACCCGAACGCCCACGTACCGGTTGTGCAGCTCGAAGACCGTACCTATCTGCCCGAATCGAATGCCATACTTTACTATCTTGCGCAGGGCAGTTCGTTCTGGCCCGCAGATAAACTTTCGCAGGCGCGCGTGCTGCAATGGATGTTCTTTGAGCAGTACGACCACGAGCCGCGCATCGCCGTCAACCGCAGTATCCAGAGTATCACCAACACGCTGGCAGAGCGCCGTGCAGAGCACGAAGCGAATTTACCCAAGGGCTATCGCGCGCTCGGTGTCATGGAAGATCATCTTAGGACAAATGAATGGTTCGGTGCAGAGCAGGTCTCGATTGCCGACATTGCGCTCTATGCCTACACGCACGTCGCCGACGAGGGTGGTTTTTCTTTGGCGGATTTTCCCCGCATACGCGCCTGGCTCGGCAGAATGGAAGCTATTCCCGGACACACCAGAATGCGTTTATAG